AACCGGCCATCGTGACCCAAGTGCAAAAAGACGGCGTGCAGGTCCTGACCCGTACCGGCGAAGCGCACGTGAGCTGGGACAGCATGAAGTGGGCGCGACCGTTCCTGAACACCAACAGCATGGGCCCGATGCCCAAGCAGCCGTCGGACGTGGCGCAGGTGGGTGACTTGATCCGCGTGCAACGCCAGAAGGACGACAGCCTCAAATTCAGCCAGGTGCCGCTGGCCCAGGGCGCCCTGGTTTCCCTGGACCCACAGAACGGTGCAATTCGCGCCCTGGTCGGCGGCTTTGCCTTCGAGCAGAGCAACTACAACCGTGCTACCCAGGCCAAGCGCCAGCCGGGTTCCAGCTTCAAGCCATTCATCTACAGCGCCGCGCTGGACAACGGCTACACCGCCGCGAGCCTGGTCAACGACGCGCCAATCGTGTTTGTCGACGAATACCTGGACAAGGTCTGGCGCCCTAAGAACGACACCAACACCTTCCTCGGTCCTATCCGTATCCGCGAGGCGTTGTACAAGTCGCGCAACCTGGTGTCGATCCGCTTGCTGCAAGCAATGGGCGTAGGCAAGACCATCGACTACATCACCCGCTTTGGCTTCAACAAGTCGGACCTGCCGCCTAACCTGTCGCTGGCCCTGGGCACTGCGACCCTGACACCGATGGAAATCGCCACCGGCTGGAGTACCTTTGCCAACGGCGGCTACAAGATATCGCCGTACTTGATCGACAAAATCGAAAGCCGCAATGGCGACACGCTGTTCACCGCCAACCCGCCACGCGTGCCGGGTGATGTGGTCAATGGTGTAGCCGCCACTGATGGCCTGGCCGCGCCGAGCCATGGCGGCATCACCATCGAGCCGACCCCAGGTGCAGCGCCAGCCGCGAACACCACTGCGCCAGCCGAGCCACAAGCCCCTGCCGTTGCTGAACGCGTGGTGGATGGCCGCACCACGTACATCCTCAACAGCATCCTTGAAGACGTGATCAAGAAGGGTACCGGCCGCCGTGCACTGGCACTGGGCCGTGCGGATATCGCGGGCAAGACGGGCACCACCAACGACTCCAAGGACGCCTGGTTCTCCGGCTACAACGGCGACTACGTGACCACCGTATGGACCGGCTACGACCAACCAGAAAGCCTCGGCCGCCGCGAGTTCGGTGGCACCGTCGCCTTGCCGATCTGGATGAGCTACATGGGCGCAGCCTTGAAGGACAAACCGCTGCACACCCAGCCGGAGCCGGAAGGCATTCTCAGCCTGCGGATCGACCCGGTCAGCGGCCGCGCGGCGTCGCCAAGCACGCCGAATGCGTACTTCGAACTGTTCAAGAGCGAAGACACGCCGCCGTCGGTCAACGAACTGGGTAACGGTGTTGCACCGGGTAGCCCGTTGCCGGCGGATGAAGCGGCGCCGATCGACCTGTTCTAACTCGATCTGCCCCTTGATGCAGATCCATTGTGGGAGCGGACATGCTCGCGAATGCGCAGTGCCAGTCAACGAATCTAGAGACTGACACACCGCATTCGCGAGCAAGCCCGCTCCCACATTTGGTTCTGCGCAAAGTCCAAGTTAATCGCCACACAGCAAAAAGCCCCGACTCTCACGAGCCGGGGCTTTTTGTTGGTGCGCTACAACGGCTTAGCCGTTGAACACATCATCCACGCTTTGCAGCGGGTAGTTCTTCGGATACGGCAGGGTGGCCACGCCTGTCTCGATGGCAGCTTTGGCCACGGCATCGGAGATCAGGGTGATCAGGCGCTTGTCCATTGGTTTCGGAATGATGTACTCACGACCGAATTCCAGCTTGGCGCCACCGTAGGCGTCGCATACGTCCTGAGGTACCGGCAGTTTGGCCAGTTCACGCAGGGCGTTGGCGGCAGCCACTTTCATTTCTTCGTTGATGCGCTTGGCGCGAACGTCCAGGGCACCACGGAAGATGAACGGGAAGCCCAGCACGTTGTTGACCTGGTTCGGGTAGTCCGAACGGCCAGTGGCCATGATCACGTCGCTACGGGTGGCGTGAGCCAGCTCTGGCGAAATCTCTGGGTCCGGGTTGGAGCAGGCGAACACGATTGGGTTGGCCGCCATGGACTTCAGGCCTTCAGCGCTCAGCAGGTTCGGGCCGGACAGACCGACGAATACGTCTGCACCGTCAAGGGCGTCAGCCAGCGTGCGCTTGGACGACGGGTGGGCAAACATCGCCTTATACTGGTTCAGGTCGGAACGCTCGGACTGGATCACGCCCTTGCTGTCGACCATGTAGATGTTTTCCAGCTTGGCGCCCATGCTGACGATCAGCTTCATGCAGGAGATGGCAGCAGCGCCAGCGCCCAGGCAGACGATCTTGGCATCAGCCAGGGTTTTGCCAGCGATTTCCAAGGCGTTGATCATGCCGGCCGCGGTAACGATCGCGGTGCCGTGCTGGTCATCGTGGAATACCGGAATGTCGCACTGTTCGATCAGAGCCTTTTCGATCTCGAAGCACTCAGGTGCCTTGATGTCTTCCAGGTTGATGCCACCGAAGGTGATGGAAATGCGCTTGACGGTGTCGATGAAAGCTTGCGGGCTCTCGGAGTCGACTTCGATGTCGAAAACGTCGATACCGGCAAAGCGCTTGAACAGCACGCCCTTACCTTCCATGACTGGCTTGGAAGCCAATGGGCCGAGGTTACCCAGGCCGAGAATCGCGGTGCCATCAGAAATCACTGCAACCAGGTTGCCCTTACCGGTGTACTTGTACGCCAGCTCAGGATCGCGGGCGATTTCACGTACGGGCTCGGCCACGCCGGGGCTGTAGGCCAACGACAGGTCGCGGGCGGTGGCGGTGGCTTTGGTGAGCTCTACACTCAGCTTTCCTGGACGAGGATTGGCATGATATTCGAGAGCGGCAGTTTTCAAATCAGACATATCGGCATTCCGCTTTTACTGTTGGTCGACGGACCGCCGAGGATACGCGTGTCGTAAAGTCCCTACAAGACTGGGTAGTCACCGGTGTCAAGGCCCCAAACCGCCGTACTTTGGTCTAAGGCCACGGGATACAAGGGCTCAACTGTTCACAATCACATAAAAAAATGTCTACAATTTTTTTATTAATTCGTCGAATTGAGCATGCTTGGGTCGGTCAGCGGCAGCAACCAACGAGCCTGATCGTGCTTCAAGCTGCCGCGCCTGGCACGATCCTGCACCCAACCACGCGCCTCGATTGTCTTGCCTTGCAGACCACTCAGCATGGCGCTGTCGAACTGGCTGGCCAACGCAGGGGCAATGCGCAATACCAGTGAGCCCTGCACGTCGATCCAGACACCACCGCGATTACGCTCGACCTTGCTCACCTGGCCGCTGACCAGAGCGAAGCCGGAGTGTTTGAGTTGCGCCACGCGCTGCACTGGCGACTGCCGCCACAAACCCAGGCGCGCCTTGCGAGCACTGTTCTCGGCAGCCCGCTGGCACGCAATAAGATCGACATTCGGCGCTACGCCTACCTGAAGCCCCAGGCCCTCGGCCAACAGCCGGGCTTCCAGGTTCTCTCCATCCACACCATAAAGATGGGCCAGGGTTCGGCCATAGCGATCTTTGCTTTCACGCCCCACCACCAGGCCGACGCGACCGCCGCTGGCCTGCACCAACGCCTGCAAACGCTGGCGGGCAGCGACAGCATAAGGCTCGTCGGCACGGCCCTTCTTGCCGGTTTCCGGGGCATTGAGGCCTATCATGCGTACGCTGCGACCGTCCTTGAGGCGTACCGTGTCGCCGTCCACAACGCGCTGTACGTCTACCTGGGCCAAGGAGGTCGGCGCCGGGCAGAACACCTCGGCCTGGACTGCCGACAGCCAAATCCCAGGCACAAAAAAGGCGCCCACAAGGGACGCCTTTTTCAACAGCTTGCAAAAGCCCATAAGGCTTTTGAGCCTTACTCTGCTGGAGTAGCAGCAGGCTTCTTGCCGAAAGCACCAAAGCGATCTGCGAAGCGCTGTACGCGGCCGCCGGTGTCCAGAGTTTTCTGCTTACCGGTGTAGAACGGGTGGCACTCGTTGCATACGTCAGTACCCAGTGGCTTGCACAGGTTCGAACGAGTTTCGAACTTGTTGCCGCAGCTGCAGGTTACTTCGATGGTTTCGTACGCTGGATGGATATCGGCTTTCATGGCACTTCCTCGGGCTAGCGTGCCGCCACTCGACACTATTGTCGAATACCGCACGTAATTAGGCCGCGGATTCTACCAGACCTTTTTAAACGCGCAAGCGGCGCTGAGGGTGTCAAACGTCCTTTCATCAGAAATCCACGGCATACCCAAGCCACCCCTCGTCTGCTAGGCTCCCGCCCCTGCGCCACCGCCTGCCTTATATGAGACCCCTCGCGTGCCCGACGCCATTTTGCGCCTAGCCCTGCCCTCGCCCCTGCGCCGCCTGTTCGATTACCGGGCCCCGGCCGGCGTGCTGCGGGCACAGTTGCAGCCAGGCATGCGCGTGCGCGTGCCGTTTGGTCGAAGGGAGATGATCGGGGTTTTGGTGGAAGTTGCTGACCACAGCGAAGTCCCGGCCGAGAAGCTCAAGCCTGCACTCGCGATACTCGATGCCACGCCACCGCTGCCACCCGCGCTGTTCAAGCTGTGCCTGTGGACTGCCCAGTATTACCAGCACAGCCTAGGCGATACCTTGAGCTGGGCGCTGCCAGTGTTGTTGCGTCAGGGTGAACTCGCCGAGGCGCGCCAGGAGCGTTTCTGGTCGATGGTTCCCGGCGCACGCCTTGACGACCCACGCATCGCTCGCGCCCCGCGCCAGCGCGAAGCCTTGGCGACCCTCGCCCAGCACCCGCACGGCGTAGCCCATCAGTTGCTAAGCAAACTGATGCTGAGCAAAGACAGTCTCGACCTGCTGCTCGCCAAAGGCCTGGTGCAGGTGGAAATCCGCAAGCACGCCCCCGACCCGCGTCACGAACACTGGTTGGCCCAGCCGGAACTGCCGCTGAACCCCGAACAACGTGCGGCCTACGAGGCAATACGCGCTGGCTTCGACAGTTTCCACGCGTTCCTACTGGCCGGCGTTACGGGCAGCGGCAAGACCGAAGTGTATTTGCAACTGATCCGCGAAACCCTGCAGGCCGGCAAACAGGCACTGGTGCTGATCCCCGAGATCAACCTGGGCCCGCAGACCCTGGCGCGTTTCGAGCAGCGATTCAATGCGCGCATCGCCCTGGTGCACTCGGCGGTCAACGACCGTGAACGCCTGGAGTCCTGGTTGGCCGCACGGGATGGCGAGGCCGACATTATTATCGGCACCCGCTCGGCGCTGTTCACTCCGATGAAAAACCCCGGGCTGATCATCATCGACGAGGAGCACGACGGCTCCTATAAACAGCAGGAAGGCCTGCGCTACCACGCTCGCGACCTGGCGCTGGTGCGGGCGCGCCAGGAAGACATCCCGATCGTGCTGGGCTCGGCCACACCGTCCCTGGAGAGTCTGCACAACGCCTACACCGGACGTTACGGCCTCCTACGCCTCAATGAGCGCGCCGGCGGTGCCAAACAACCGCGTTTCCTGCGCCTGGATGTAAAAAGCCGCCCACTGGACAGCGGCATTTCCGGGCCGATGCAACAAGCCATCGGCCAGACCCTCGCCGCCGGCCAACAGGTTTTGGTATTCCTCAACCGTCGTGGTTTTGCGCCAACACTGCTCTGCCATGACTGCGGCTGGATGTCCGAATGCGAGCGCTGCGATGCGCGCATGACCGTACACCAACGCTACGGCGAACTGCGCTGCCATCATTGCGGCCATGTGGAACGGGTACCGCGCCACTGCCCGCAGTGCGGCAAAGTGGATTTGCGCCCCGTCGGCGCGGGCACCGAGCGCGCCGAAGAGCGCCTGGGCATCCTGTTCCCTGACTTTCCGGTGCTGCGGGTCGACCGCGATAGCACGTCGCGCAAAGACGCGATGAACCAACTGTTCGCCACCATCCAGAAAGGCCAGCCATGCATCTTGATCGGCACGCAGATGCTTGC
The Pseudomonas poae DNA segment above includes these coding regions:
- a CDS encoding primosomal protein N' is translated as MPDAILRLALPSPLRRLFDYRAPAGVLRAQLQPGMRVRVPFGRREMIGVLVEVADHSEVPAEKLKPALAILDATPPLPPALFKLCLWTAQYYQHSLGDTLSWALPVLLRQGELAEARQERFWSMVPGARLDDPRIARAPRQREALATLAQHPHGVAHQLLSKLMLSKDSLDLLLAKGLVQVEIRKHAPDPRHEHWLAQPELPLNPEQRAAYEAIRAGFDSFHAFLLAGVTGSGKTEVYLQLIRETLQAGKQALVLIPEINLGPQTLARFEQRFNARIALVHSAVNDRERLESWLAARDGEADIIIGTRSALFTPMKNPGLIIIDEEHDGSYKQQEGLRYHARDLALVRARQEDIPIVLGSATPSLESLHNAYTGRYGLLRLNERAGGAKQPRFLRLDVKSRPLDSGISGPMQQAIGQTLAAGQQVLVFLNRRGFAPTLLCHDCGWMSECERCDARMTVHQRYGELRCHHCGHVERVPRHCPQCGKVDLRPVGAGTERAEERLGILFPDFPVLRVDRDSTSRKDAMNQLFATIQKGQPCILIGTQMLAKGHHFPRVTLVSILDADGGLFSGDFRASERMAQLIVQVAGRAGRAEEPGKVIIQTHLADHPLLIQLTEQGYFAFAEQALSERRAAGLPPFSHLALLRAEAHKPGQAEGFLDEACSAAERLLGELGLTGIELLGPVPAPMERRAGRYRAQLLLQATSRAPLHRLLSSWLLALEQMPSGRQVRWSLDVDPVDLY
- a CDS encoding malate dehydrogenase, with product MSDLKTAALEYHANPRPGKLSVELTKATATARDLSLAYSPGVAEPVREIARDPELAYKYTGKGNLVAVISDGTAILGLGNLGPLASKPVMEGKGVLFKRFAGIDVFDIEVDSESPQAFIDTVKRISITFGGINLEDIKAPECFEIEKALIEQCDIPVFHDDQHGTAIVTAAGMINALEIAGKTLADAKIVCLGAGAAAISCMKLIVSMGAKLENIYMVDSKGVIQSERSDLNQYKAMFAHPSSKRTLADALDGADVFVGLSGPNLLSAEGLKSMAANPIVFACSNPDPEISPELAHATRSDVIMATGRSDYPNQVNNVLGFPFIFRGALDVRAKRINEEMKVAAANALRELAKLPVPQDVCDAYGGAKLEFGREYIIPKPMDKRLITLISDAVAKAAIETGVATLPYPKNYPLQSVDDVFNG
- a CDS encoding thermonuclease family protein codes for the protein MGFCKLLKKASLVGAFFVPGIWLSAVQAEVFCPAPTSLAQVDVQRVVDGDTVRLKDGRSVRMIGLNAPETGKKGRADEPYAVAARQRLQALVQASGGRVGLVVGRESKDRYGRTLAHLYGVDGENLEARLLAEGLGLQVGVAPNVDLIACQRAAENSARKARLGLWRQSPVQRVAQLKHSGFALVSGQVSKVERNRGGVWIDVQGSLVLRIAPALASQFDSAMLSGLQGKTIEARGWVQDRARRGSLKHDQARWLLPLTDPSMLNSTN
- a CDS encoding penicillin-binding protein 1A, yielding MIRLLKFFGYSIVAIVCGLLLVLSGAYLYLSPGLPSVEALRSIQLQIPLRVYSSDEKLIAEFGEMRRTPIRFADIPPNFISALLSAEDDNFANHYGVDPSSLVRAATQLVKSGHIQSGGSTITMQVAKNFFLTSERSFSRKATEILLALQIERQLTKDEILELYVNKIYLGNRAYGIEAASQVYYGKSIRDASLAQMAMIAGLPKAPSRFNPLANPARSKERRDWILGRMYKLGKIDQAAYESAVAEPLNASYHVPTPEVNAPYIAEMARAEMVGRYGSEAYTEGFRVTTTVPSDLQDFANNSVHSGLITYDQRHGYRGPESRLPGKTLSAWTTELGKQRAISGLEPAIVTQVQKDGVQVLTRTGEAHVSWDSMKWARPFLNTNSMGPMPKQPSDVAQVGDLIRVQRQKDDSLKFSQVPLAQGALVSLDPQNGAIRALVGGFAFEQSNYNRATQAKRQPGSSFKPFIYSAALDNGYTAASLVNDAPIVFVDEYLDKVWRPKNDTNTFLGPIRIREALYKSRNLVSIRLLQAMGVGKTIDYITRFGFNKSDLPPNLSLALGTATLTPMEIATGWSTFANGGYKISPYLIDKIESRNGDTLFTANPPRVPGDVVNGVAATDGLAAPSHGGITIEPTPGAAPAANTTAPAEPQAPAVAERVVDGRTTYILNSILEDVIKKGTGRRALALGRADIAGKTGTTNDSKDAWFSGYNGDYVTTVWTGYDQPESLGRREFGGTVALPIWMSYMGAALKDKPLHTQPEPEGILSLRIDPVSGRAASPSTPNAYFELFKSEDTPPSVNELGNGVAPGSPLPADEAAPIDLF
- a CDS encoding 50S ribosomal protein L31 codes for the protein MKADIHPAYETIEVTCSCGNKFETRSNLCKPLGTDVCNECHPFYTGKQKTLDTGGRVQRFADRFGAFGKKPAATPAE